AACTTTTAAATAAATAAATTTTATCATAGAAAGTACTAATTTACAGAAATAAGTTCACACCCTCAATATTATCTTCATTAAGAATTGTTGTACCTCTTCTTTTAAAGCTCTTAATCTAAAAAATTTCCGACTATCTCTTCACAATTATTTATAAAATAGTTCCATTCTCCTATTTTAAAAATTTCTTCATGTTCTGCATCAAAAATATATATGTTTTTTTCTTTAGGATACCATAAAAAATGAAACCAATAGTTTTCTAAATCTTTTACTAAAGAAAGATATTTTTTTCTTTTCCAAGTCATTTCAACAGTATCTTCCAATTTCCAAAATTCAATATACTTACTATCAATATTCTCTGAAAATTCTATCTTTAAATCTCCCTTATTAAAGAACTCTACCATATCTTTTGGCAGTTTATATTTTTTTATTATACTTTTTCTAGCCTCTTCATTATGAAAAGCTACTGGCTCTAAACTTTTAATATAATCTATCATCTCTTGATTTTTATTTAAAACTGCTATTGAATATGGTCTTTCTCCAAATTTGTTTTTAATTGTTATATCAGCCCCTTTTTCTACAAGCCATTTTACTAACTCAAGAGAATATGTAGTAGCAGCTACTATTACAGGAGTTGAGTTATCACTAAAAACTTGGTCATATTCGTGATAGTTTATATCAGCTCCATAGTCTAAAAACATTTGAGCTAATTTTTGATTTCTGTCATAGACAGCTTTTCTTAAACAATTATTTCCATATTTTTTAACAGTTACTCCATATTTTTCAAAAATATCTATATTTTTAAAATTTTTTCCATAATAAATATCAGAGTAAATTCTTTTATATTGTTTTTTAGTAAGATTTTCTAATGCTCCGTGTTTTATAAATAATTCACACATCTCTGAAGATAAAAAACGAGCTGCACTTGAAACAGGAGTTCCCCAATCGTCTACATCAGCTTTTACATTTACACCCTTTTCAATTAACCATAAGATAACTTCTTTCTTAATACATTGTATAGCTATCTCTAAAGGAGTTTCTGTTATAAATTCACTTAAAGTAATTTTTTTATTTATATCCCAACCATTTTTATACTCTTTCTCTAAATTTTCAATATCACTATTTAAAATATATTCTACAACTTGAGGTACTTTTTCAAAGTTTCCAAGATAACCAATTTTATACATAAGACACCCCCCAGAAAAAATTTATTATACTATTCCATATACAATATTATTCTATATTTTCTTGTAAAATCCTTTGCAAAATATAAATATCTTAAATTTTACATTATGAAAAAAGAGAAGAAAAAAGTACAGGGTAAATTATTTTTATTTCAATATGTTTTGAAAATGTAATTTTAAAAATATTTTATGAACTAAAATAGAATAAAAGGTTTGACAACTAAGATTATTAATGCTAATATAAAACAAACAGTATAATATTACAAGTATAATTTTATAAAAAATTGGAGGGAAGACATGAAGAAAGTAACAAAATTATTACCATTTTTTTTATTAAGTTGTATAGCAGTAGCAAATGAGCTTGACGGATCAAACCATGCTACAGGAAACAGAAGTAATGAAACAGCAGTAGCTTCACTTGACAATCCTTTTTGGACAGGGAATCCAGAGACATTTGCAGATAAAAGAGAGAGAATGCACAGTACTATGATGTCATTTAATACCATAGAAGAGGCATTAAAAAATCCTAATTATTCAGACTATAAAAATTCTAAAAACTTTTTGAGTTTAAATGGGGAATGGAAATTTAATTTAGTTGATCATCCAGACAAAGATATAAAAGATTTTTATAAAGAAGATTTTGATGATTCTAAATGGAAAAAAATTCCAGTGCCTTCAAGTTGGCAACTTCACGGATATGATCAACCAAGATATAACGACACAGCATATCCATGGGAATATCAAAAAACAGCAATAAATCACCCAGACACTCCTAAAGATTACAATCCAATAGGATACTATAAAAGAGATATGGAACTACCTAAAGATTGGGATGGTAGAGAAGTATTTATCTCTTTCCAAGGGGTAGAATCAGCTTACTATCTATATGTAAATGGACAATATGCAGGATATAGTGAAGATAGCTTTGTAGGACATGATTTTAATATTACACCATATTTAAAAGCTGGAAAAAATGAGATCTCTGTAAAAGTACATAGATGGAGCGATGGAAGTTGGCTTGAATCTCAAGATATGATTAAATTAAGTGGAATTTTTAGAGATGTATTTGTGTATTCAACACCAAAAGTACATTTAAGAGATTATACTGTTGTAACAGATTTAGACAAAGATTATAAAGATTCAAAATTAAATATAGAGGTAGATGTTACAAAATATGAAGATGTAGCAGGAAACTACAAGGTAAATGCTATATTATATGATGAAAACAATGATATTATAGTTAATAAAAAACAAAGTATCAACATGACAGATATAAAAGATGGAGTTGTAACCTTCTCAGCAGATGTTAAAAATCCTAAAAAATGGTCTTCAGAAACTCCTAACCTATACACTTTAGTGATAGCTTTAGAAGATGAAAGTGGAAAAGTAATAGAAACTATTAGTAATAAGATAGGATTTAAGAAGATAGAGGTAAAAGATGGAAGAATCCTATTAAATGGAGAAAAATTCATGATGAAAGGGGTAAATAGACATGAATTTGACCCTGTAAATGCAAGAACTCTATCTGAAGAAACTATGATAAAAGATATTGAACTTATGAAACAACACAATATCAATACTGTAAGATCATCTCACTATCCTAATGACCCTAGATGGTATGATCTATGTAATGAATATGGATTGTTAGTATTAGATGAGGCAAATTTAGAAACACATGGAAGATTAGATGAAATTCCTCAAAGCAGACCAGAGTGGACAAAAGCTGTAATTGATAGACAAGCTGGAATGTTAGAGAGATCTAAAAATGAGGTTTCAATTTTTGCATGGTCACTAGGAAATGAATCTGACAAAGGGGATAACTTTGTAAAAGCTGCTGAATGGGTAAGAAAAAATGATCCAACTAGACTTATTCACTATGAGCCACAAAGAGAGGTTGGAGATATCTATACAAGAATGTATAGAACTATTGATGAGGCTAGAGCTTATGCAACAGATCCTAGAAATAAAGTTCCATATATTGAGTGTGAATATGCTCATGGAATGGGAAATAGTATAGGAAACTTACAAGATTATTGGGATCTATTTGAAAAATATGATATTTTCCATGGTGGATATATTTGGGACTGGGTAAACCAAGGAATCTTAACTAAAGATGAAAAAACTGGAAAGATGTTCTATGCTTATGGTGGAGATTGGGGAGATGAAGAGTTTACAGATCACAATTTCTGTGCTAATGGTTTAGTATCAACAGATAGAACTGTACAACCAGAGATAATGGAAGTTAAGAAAGTATATCAATATGTTAAATTTAAAGATGTAGATGTGAAAAATGGAGAGTTTAGCATAAAAAATAACTACATGTTTACTAACTTAGATGAATACGAAGCTGTATGGGAATTAAGAAGAGATGGAGATATTATAGATTCAGGAGTATTTGT
This genomic interval from Fusobacterium varium contains the following:
- a CDS encoding ankyrin repeat domain-containing protein — its product is MYKIGYLGNFEKVPQVVEYILNSDIENLEKEYKNGWDINKKITLSEFITETPLEIAIQCIKKEVILWLIEKGVNVKADVDDWGTPVSSAARFLSSEMCELFIKHGALENLTKKQYKRIYSDIYYGKNFKNIDIFEKYGVTVKKYGNNCLRKAVYDRNQKLAQMFLDYGADINYHEYDQVFSDNSTPVIVAATTYSLELVKWLVEKGADITIKNKFGERPYSIAVLNKNQEMIDYIKSLEPVAFHNEEARKSIIKKYKLPKDMVEFFNKGDLKIEFSENIDSKYIEFWKLEDTVEMTWKRKKYLSLVKDLENYWFHFLWYPKEKNIYIFDAEHEEIFKIGEWNYFINNCEEIVGNFLD
- a CDS encoding NPCBM/NEW2 domain-containing protein codes for the protein MKKVTKLLPFFLLSCIAVANELDGSNHATGNRSNETAVASLDNPFWTGNPETFADKRERMHSTMMSFNTIEEALKNPNYSDYKNSKNFLSLNGEWKFNLVDHPDKDIKDFYKEDFDDSKWKKIPVPSSWQLHGYDQPRYNDTAYPWEYQKTAINHPDTPKDYNPIGYYKRDMELPKDWDGREVFISFQGVESAYYLYVNGQYAGYSEDSFVGHDFNITPYLKAGKNEISVKVHRWSDGSWLESQDMIKLSGIFRDVFVYSTPKVHLRDYTVVTDLDKDYKDSKLNIEVDVTKYEDVAGNYKVNAILYDENNDIIVNKKQSINMTDIKDGVVTFSADVKNPKKWSSETPNLYTLVIALEDESGKVIETISNKIGFKKIEVKDGRILLNGEKFMMKGVNRHEFDPVNARTLSEETMIKDIELMKQHNINTVRSSHYPNDPRWYDLCNEYGLLVLDEANLETHGRLDEIPQSRPEWTKAVIDRQAGMLERSKNEVSIFAWSLGNESDKGDNFVKAAEWVRKNDPTRLIHYEPQREVGDIYTRMYRTIDEARAYATDPRNKVPYIECEYAHGMGNSIGNLQDYWDLFEKYDIFHGGYIWDWVNQGILTKDEKTGKMFYAYGGDWGDEEFTDHNFCANGLVSTDRTVQPEIMEVKKVYQYVKFKDVDVKNGEFSIKNNYMFTNLDEYEAVWELRRDGDIIDSGVFVTELAPNKSKIVKLPFGDVVSKNGEEYWLNVAFRLKEDTKWAKKGHIVAKEQFRLPVESKGEALSLNEMKSLSYSDKDDRLVVTGDNFEVTINKEKGSLDSFKVKGKELIEKPMIPNYWRAPNDNDKGNGAEERLATWKFAGKEAKVVSTTVTPIEDKGVRIDIKLEIPTTTPAQLDLQYVVFGNGEVKVTNTLYTSKDLPEIPEFGMMMEMPEKYDTVTWYGRGPEENYVDRKTGYNVGVYSANVDDFFFPYIDPSETGNRVDTRWVTLTAKNGVGLLASGVDNTIEFNALHYTPEELSSGKRHPVELVPTENVVLRINGKQQGVGGDDSWGAVPHDQYQIKSGKAHTYSFKLKGITKADNPMEISKRNIDSDLIKDIKVNGVSLKDFDKNITDYEVEFLAGTEKQAPVVEVEYGNKEDVIVSIEQANSVENGKAKVVVAHKDKALNEVLRKEYTINFGTHNVVYASDLPFEKATSGMYKVERDITVSGSVPHLRLEDGSKVRFEKAICANSDSEVVINLKDKGFKRFKSYVGMDREVIGYRTKAQFRVLLDGKEVFNSGEMASSAKAKEVDINVEGAKKLTLIIDQCDGNNNYDHGTWGNARFTK